Proteins encoded by one window of Akkermansia muciniphila ATCC BAA-835:
- a CDS encoding LysR family transcriptional regulator, translated as MFEHLFAERGLSLDRLKTLIEVAKAGSIAAAARGDSARQSLYSRQIKELEEFFGVELASRRGKVLALTGAGWELVRLASESLCLLDDFKSRSRNLPYRFTIGAGDSLHAWVVAPVLASIQKRGLPWLFALENLRNSEIPSKLQNMDIDFGIVRTSALEAEGLESRVICSMDYALYVPAALAGKKARGKKEDFLRLLEMFPLATLGSGSGFHALLKRNCAEFGIRLRVQCETQSFPFAARMLKSGAFMAILPCMAEKELGEGFVKVTHPALDGLSRSISLAWNPRLLRVRPSAKRVIDVFSIPERE; from the coding sequence ATGTTTGAGCATCTTTTCGCAGAACGGGGACTGTCCCTGGACCGATTGAAAACCTTGATAGAAGTGGCCAAGGCTGGGAGCATTGCCGCTGCCGCCCGGGGGGATAGTGCGCGGCAGAGCCTGTATTCCCGGCAGATTAAGGAATTGGAGGAATTCTTCGGTGTGGAACTGGCGAGCCGCCGCGGGAAAGTGCTGGCTCTTACCGGAGCCGGGTGGGAGCTGGTGAGGCTGGCCAGTGAAAGCCTGTGCCTGCTGGATGATTTTAAAAGCCGGAGCCGGAATCTGCCCTACCGGTTCACTATCGGAGCCGGGGACAGCCTGCATGCTTGGGTGGTGGCTCCCGTGCTGGCGAGTATCCAGAAACGGGGGCTGCCGTGGCTTTTCGCGCTGGAGAACCTCCGCAACAGTGAGATTCCCTCTAAGCTCCAGAATATGGATATAGACTTCGGCATTGTGCGTACCAGCGCGCTGGAGGCGGAAGGGTTGGAAAGCCGGGTCATTTGCTCCATGGATTATGCGCTGTACGTTCCTGCAGCCCTGGCCGGGAAAAAGGCGCGGGGGAAGAAGGAGGATTTTCTCCGCCTGCTGGAAATGTTCCCCCTGGCAACGCTGGGGAGCGGTTCCGGGTTTCATGCGTTGCTGAAAAGGAATTGCGCTGAGTTCGGCATCAGGCTGCGGGTGCAGTGTGAAACGCAATCTTTTCCTTTTGCGGCCCGCATGTTGAAGAGCGGAGCGTTCATGGCAATCCTGCCCTGCATGGCGGAAAAAGAACTGGGGGAAGGATTTGTCAAGGTTACTCATCCGGCGCTGGACGGGCTGTCCCGCAGTATTTCCCTGGCCTGGAATCCGCGGTTGCTGCGCGTGAGGCCTTCAGCCAAACGGGTAATTGATGTTTTTTCCATCCCGGAACGGGAGTGA